GGACGTCGGGTGAGGACCTCCACCAGCGGCTGGCGGCCGCAGCCGCAGACCGGTAGGCGCGGCGGGCAGATGCAGCCGCGGGCGGCGTCAGCGAAGGTCCGCTTGACGATGCGGTCCTCAAGCGAGTGGTACGCGAGGACGACGCACACCCCGCCGGCCATCAGACGCTCGAGGGCCTGCGGCAGGGATGCCTCCAATGCCTCGAGCTCGGCGTTGACCGCGATGCGCAGGGCCTGGAACGTCCGCGTCGCCGGGTGGGGACCGGTGCGACGCGCAGCTGCGGGGATCGCGTCGCGGACGACCTCGGCCAGCTCGCGGGTGGTCGACAACGGCCGGTTCGCGACGATCGCGGCGGCGATCCGCGAGGCGAAGCGTTCCTCGCCGTACCGGGAGATGACCCGGCCCAGCTCCTGCTGGTCGGCCTCGTTGACGATGTCGGCGGCGCTCCGCCCGCTGGTCGGGTCCATGCGCATGTCGAGCGGACCCTCGTGGCGATAGCTGAACCCGCGGTCGGGGCGGTCGACCTGCATCGACGAGATGCCCAGGTCGTACAGGACGCCCGCTGGTCGCTGGATCCCCAGCTCGTCGAGGACATCGGCGAGCGCGTCGAAGCGCGCCTGGATCAGCTCGGTCGGGGCGTCGATGTCGGACAGCCGCTGACGCGCCAGCGCCAGGGCGTCAGCGTCACGGTCGATGCCCACCAGCGACGTGGACAGCCCGCGTGCGGTGCGCGTTCGCGTGATCGCGGCGGCGTGGCCGGCTGCGCCGAGCGTGCAGTCGATGATGGGCCCCGGCGGGGCATCGGCGAGGAGCCCAACGACCCGGTCGACCATGACCGGGACGTGCGGGGCGCCGGACGCGGCCGTCACGCGACAGGACGCGATCACGGCGTGGCCTGCAGGGGCAACAGGCGGTCGAGCTCGGCGAAGGCCCTCTCCGCGTCGCTGCGGTACGTCTCCCAGGTCCCACGGTCCCAGACCTCGACCTTCTCGTCGGCCCCCACGATCGTCAGGTCACGGTCGAGGTCGGCGTACTCCCGCAGCCGGCCAGGGACGGTCACACGGCCCTGCCCGTCGGGGCTGTCCTGGTGTGCGCCGGCGAGGAACACGCGCAGGTACGCACGCGCGCGCTGATCGTCGCGTGGGAGTGCGCGCAACTCCTCCACACGCCGCTCGAAGCTGGCGGCGGGGTAGATGTCGATGCAGCGGTCCTGCCCGGGCACGAAGACCAACCCCCCGGCGAGCCGATCGCGGAAGCGGGCCGGCAGGATGACGCGACCCTTGGCGTCCAGCGTGTGCTGGTGTTCGCCGAGGAACACGTGGTTGCCTCCGCTTCAACTGACTGCCGGCTCGGGGACCATCACACGGCCGGCCGCGATGCCGACAGGCCCCAGGTCCCTCCACTTCGCACCACCATACGCCCCTGCGCTGTGTGGCGTCAACGGACCCCGTGCGTTCTCCCCCGCGACGGCGCGTCCTGGGACGATCTCGCGCTCGGATGTGTCGCTGCAGTCCCGTCGGGTCACACGTCGACTCGGTTGGGTCTTCGCGGCGACAACGACCTCCTGTGCCACAACAGCAACGACCGTCAGATCCTCGCGGGGCGTTGGTGGAGGGAAGTGGAGGGCTACCGGACGGAGAGGGCGGCGTCCCACCGCGCCCCGAGGTACGGCTGGAGGTAGGGTCGCCAGTCGTGGCCCAGGCGCCCAGCGCGGACCACGAGCCAGAACACCGGCGGCGGAGCCTTCGGTGCGACGGCGAGCTCCAGGCCGGCCTCGGCCGGCGTGCGGTCCTGCTTGGTGGCGTTGCAGCGGCGGCACGCGGCCACCACGTTCTCCCAGCGGTGCTCACCGCCCCGCGAGCGCGGGATCACGTGGTCGACGTCCTCCGCCGGCGCGTGGCAGTACTGGCAGCGGCCGCCGTCGCGGACGAACACCGCACGGCGGGACAGCCCGGCGTGGGCCCGCCGCGGCACGTGCACGTACCGGGTGAGGCGGACCACGGTCGGGGCGCGCAGCGCCAGCCTCTCGGAGCGGAACCACGCCCCGTCTTCGTGGACGATCTCCGCCTTGCTGGTCAGGACCAGCACCACCGCGCGGCGGGCGGAGACCACGGCCAGAGGCTCCATGGAGGCGTTCAGGACCAGTGTCGGTCCTGGCGAGGCCACCAGCACATGGCGACCTCCAGCGTCACCGGAGGCCCGGCCGTGGTCGCTCGTGCGGGCAGCGTCGTCCACGCTGGCGAGTGTACGCCCCGTCCACCGGCGCACCCGTTGCAGCGCAACCCGGTGAAGCCCTCCCACGCTGGCGAGTGTACGCCCCGTCCACCGGTGCACCCGTTGCAGCGCAACCCGGTGACACCCTGCCACGCCGGCATCCAGATCGTCTCGGCACGGGGAGGATGTCGGCCCCGCGGCTACCATCGCCGCGCCGCCGACCACCGGCGGCCAGGAGGCATCGTGGCCAAGGCGGCCAAGGCCATGACCGGTTCGGGGGCACGGCTGGATCTCGTCCCCCTGGCGTCGACGCTCGCCGCCATCGAAGGCAACGTCCGCTCGGTGATCGAGGGCAAGCCCGCGGTGGTGCGTCTGGCGGTCGTCGCGCTGCTGGCCGAGGGTCACATCCTGATCGAGGACGTGCCAGGAGTCGGGAAGACGCTGTTGGCCAAGGCGCTCGCACGTTCCATCGACTGCTCGGTGCAGCGTGTGCAGTTCACCCCCGACCTGTTGCCGTCCGACGTCACCGGGGTCACCGTCTACAGCCCCGACACCGGGCAGTTCGAGTTCAAGCCGGGCCCGGTCTTCGCCAACGTGGTGCTCGGCGACGAGATCAACCGCGCCGGACCCAAGACCCAGTCCGCGCTCCTGGAGGCGATGGAGGAGCGCACCGTCACCGTCGACGGTGTGACCTACGCGCTGGGGGTGCCGTTCCTGGTGATGGCGACCCAGAACCCGATCGAGCTCGACGGCACCTACCCGCTGCCCGAGGCGCAGCGCGACCGCTTCATGATGCGCCTCGCGATCGGCTACCCGGATGCGGACGCCGAGCTGGAGGTGCTGCGCACGCACGGCCACGGCGACCGGCTCGCCGACCTGGCTGCGGTGACCGACGCCTCGACCGTCGCCGAGGTGATCGAGGTGGTCCGAGGGGTGTACGTCGCCGAGTCGGTCGAGCGCTACATCGTCGCGATCTGCCGCTCGACCCGCACCCACGGCGACGTGGAGCTGGGAGCCTCGCCCCGCGCGTCGCTGGCTTTGATGCGGGCAGCCCGGGCGCTCGCGGCGACCGAAGGGCGAGACTACGTGGTCCCCGACGACGTCAAGGCCCTCGTGCCGCACGTGCTGCCGCACCGTCTGATCCTACGGCCAGAGGCGCAGCTGGCCGGCCGCGGCCCCAGCGACGTCCTCGCCGACGTGGTCGCCGGGATGCCCGCCCCGACCGGGCCGTGACCGATCGAGGCAAGCTGATGCTGGTCGCAGCGGCCGCATCCTGGGTCGTGAGCCGGACCTTCGCGATCGACGAGCTGTCGATGGCGGCGCTCGCGTGCATCGCGCTGGTCGTCGTGGGCGTCACCTACACGCGGGTGGCGTCCGCACACGTGTCGATGCGCCGCAGCGTGCGCCCGCACCGCCTCTTCCACGACGCCCACGCCACCGTCACGCTGGACGTGCGCAACGACGGGCGGCTGCCGACGGCCGTCCTGATCGTCGAGGACCGCGTCCCCGGCGTCCTCGCGATCCCGCCCCGCTTCGTCGTTCCGCCTCTGCGCCCGCGGCAGGTCCACCAGGTCACGTACCGCCTGCACGGGCGGCAGCGTGGCCGCTACGCGATCGGACCGGCCGTCGTGCATCTGCGGGACCCGTTCGGCGTGGCGCAGCGGCCGGTGCGGTTCGGGGCGACCAACGAGGTGCTCGTGTACCCGCCGGTGTGGGCACTGCCACCGGCGCTGCCACGCATGGGACCGGTGGGGACGGTCAGCGACGGCTCCGCACGTCCGCTGGCCACAAGCGGGGACTTCGCCAACATCCGTGAGCACGTCCGCGGTGATGACCTGCGCAAGGTGCACTGGAAGTCGACCGCGCACCGCGGGAAGATCATGATCAAGCAGGAGCAGGCGCCCCAGGGCGCCGAGGCGACCATCGTCTTGGACACGCGGCGGGACGCCCACCGCGGCACCGGCCCCACCTCCACGTTCGAAGAGGCCGTCGCGGTCGCCGCGAGCGCAGCCTACGACCTGTCGGAACGCGGCTACCGGCTGCGGCTGGTGGCCGGCTCCGTCACCGAGCCTGCCCCGACCCTGCCGTGGGAGGTGCTCCTCGAGCGCCTCGCCGTGGTGAGCGCCCGACGGGGCGCGACTCTCCGCCCGGTGTGGCAGCCGCTGGCCGCTGGCACGGCCGGCGAGGGGATGCTGGTCGCGGTGGTCGCCCCGCCCGGCGCCGAGGACCTGCGCCACATGGTCCGCGCCGGGCGCGGCTTCGCGCTGCGGGTCGCGGTGGTGGTGGCCGCGCGTACACCACGCCCCGAACCCGGCAGTCGTGAGCGCCTGGCGGCTGGGGACGCGCTGCGGGCGCTCCGCGTGGCAGGGTGGCGCGCGAGCCTGCACCGGCCTGGCGATCGCCTCGACGTCACCTGGGGGGAACTGGCACTGCACGCGGCGCGCGGCGCGCCCGCGGGGTCACCGCGCTGATGCGTCGCGATCTCGTGTTGACCGGCGCGGCAGCGCTGGTCGTGTTGACCGCGACGGCCTCCCTGCAGCGGGTCTTCCTCGACGGAGCATGGCGACCTCACGCCTGGGGTGCGGCCGCGGTGGCGCTGGCGGTGGCTGCCGCCGCCCACCGTCTGCGGCTCGGCGTTGTGGGCGCCGCCGTCCTCAGCGCCGCTGCGTTCGTGGCAGCCACCTCGGCGGCGCACCTGGACATCGGCGGCTGGCTGCCCGGGCGCGCCGACCTGGCCGAGTACACCGCGTTGTGGGCAGTCGCGGTCAACGACCTCGCTCACGAACCTGCCCCCGCCCGGACCACACCCGGGCTGATGCTGATCGTGTGGACCGGGGCCTGGTGGGTGACCCACGGGTTGCACGAGCTCCTGGTGCGGCTGCGCCGGCCCGGCCACGCCCTGGTGGCCGCGGCGTGTCTGTGGGCGTTCCCCCTGGCGGTCCCCCAGCCGCCAGGACGGACCTGGCCCCAGGCCATGCCGTTCCTGGCCGCAGCGGCGCTGGTCCTCC
The sequence above is a segment of the Actinomycetota bacterium genome. Coding sequences within it:
- a CDS encoding DUF58 domain-containing protein; this translates as MTDRGKLMLVAAAASWVVSRTFAIDELSMAALACIALVVVGVTYTRVASAHVSMRRSVRPHRLFHDAHATVTLDVRNDGRLPTAVLIVEDRVPGVLAIPPRFVVPPLRPRQVHQVTYRLHGRQRGRYAIGPAVVHLRDPFGVAQRPVRFGATNEVLVYPPVWALPPALPRMGPVGTVSDGSARPLATSGDFANIREHVRGDDLRKVHWKSTAHRGKIMIKQEQAPQGAEATIVLDTRRDAHRGTGPTSTFEEAVAVAASAAYDLSERGYRLRLVAGSVTEPAPTLPWEVLLERLAVVSARRGATLRPVWQPLAAGTAGEGMLVAVVAPPGAEDLRHMVRAGRGFALRVAVVVAARTPRPEPGSRERLAAGDALRALRVAGWRASLHRPGDRLDVTWGELALHAARGAPAGSPR
- the mraZ gene encoding division/cell wall cluster transcriptional repressor MraZ, with protein sequence MFLGEHQHTLDAKGRVILPARFRDRLAGGLVFVPGQDRCIDIYPAASFERRVEELRALPRDDQRARAYLRVFLAGAHQDSPDGQGRVTVPGRLREYADLDRDLTIVGADEKVEVWDRGTWETYRSDAERAFAELDRLLPLQATP
- a CDS encoding AAA family ATPase, producing the protein MTGSGARLDLVPLASTLAAIEGNVRSVIEGKPAVVRLAVVALLAEGHILIEDVPGVGKTLLAKALARSIDCSVQRVQFTPDLLPSDVTGVTVYSPDTGQFEFKPGPVFANVVLGDEINRAGPKTQSALLEAMEERTVTVDGVTYALGVPFLVMATQNPIELDGTYPLPEAQRDRFMMRLAIGYPDADAELEVLRTHGHGDRLADLAAVTDASTVAEVIEVVRGVYVAESVERYIVAICRSTRTHGDVELGASPRASLALMRAARALAATEGRDYVVPDDVKALVPHVLPHRLILRPEAQLAGRGPSDVLADVVAGMPAPTGP
- the rsmH gene encoding 16S rRNA (cytosine(1402)-N(4))-methyltransferase RsmH; the protein is MVDRVVGLLADAPPGPIIDCTLGAAGHAAAITRTRTARGLSTSLVGIDRDADALALARQRLSDIDAPTELIQARFDALADVLDELGIQRPAGVLYDLGISSMQVDRPDRGFSYRHEGPLDMRMDPTSGRSAADIVNEADQQELGRVISRYGEERFASRIAAAIVANRPLSTTRELAEVVRDAIPAAARRTGPHPATRTFQALRIAVNAELEALEASLPQALERLMAGGVCVVLAYHSLEDRIVKRTFADAARGCICPPRLPVCGCGRQPLVEVLTRRPERPRDAEVAANPRARAARLRAARRLEVPA
- a CDS encoding HNH endonuclease, yielding MEPLAVVSARRAVVLVLTSKAEIVHEDGAWFRSERLALRAPTVVRLTRYVHVPRRAHAGLSRRAVFVRDGGRCQYCHAPAEDVDHVIPRSRGGEHRWENVVAACRRCNATKQDRTPAEAGLELAVAPKAPPPVFWLVVRAGRLGHDWRPYLQPYLGARWDAALSVR